Within the Thermoanaerobacterium sp. PSU-2 genome, the region TGCTTAGTATTTGGACAAGAAGATAAGCTGGATATGACAATCCAATTCCTTGTAATGGTACTTGAATTAGTGAGTAAATCATCTGATGAATGCTTCCAAAACTTGTCTTAGCTAATCCTGCTTCTATAAACGTTGCTAAAAGTGCAGAAAACAATGCGGGCACTAAACTTGCAAAAGATTCTTCTACTATAGGTGGAACACCTTCTGGCATACGCAAATAAATCTTTTTATCTTGAAGCAATTTTGTAAATCTTACAGTAAAAGCACTTATAAGCATCGCAGTAAATAAACCTGGATATCCTAACCATTGAGTAGGAATATCAGTGTATAGTTTATGTGGAGTAATTAACAAAAATGTCATAAAACTAATAATTGTTATGGAAAGGGGTTTCATTCCCAATTTTGTTGCATATTGATATGGTAATACAATAGCAACATACAAAGCAATAATGCTAAGTGTTAGAGATTGAATTGTCATAAATATAGTTGCTAACCCTGTATTTTTAACAAAACTTTGCCATGCTGGGATATTTAAAAATGCTCCTAAGCAAGCAAATGAACCAAGTAAAATAATTGGCAATAAAATTTGAAATGTAGCACCTAATGCACTTAAAAATTTAATGTCGCTTATTTTCTTTGCTATAGGCATTAGCCTTTTTTGCAATGCGTCTATAAATCTATCCATCTTTTTTCCCCCTAAAATATATTTTTTATCTTCTAGTCTCCAACATCATCGTCATGATTTATGTGTACAGTTAAACTAATATTAGCAGCTATACATAGTATAGATGTAAACAAAGCTGAAACTATAATTAATATGATTTGACCTTCTGTCATTAAGCAGTTATAATATACAAAGATAGAATTGTATATGGATGGAGATTTCCATTTTAAAGATGTTTAGGAATGACAATAGACTAAAACTATACATCATCATACTTTTATTTTCATATAGTCAATACTAAAATCGTAAGCAATCATATATTTAAAAATTTTTTCATGAAATCAGTCATAAAATTTCAACAAATCTTATAAGTATAAGTACTGCAAAAAATCATTTTTTAATAATTGCAATAGCATCATCTAAAATTTTTTCGCCATTCATCATTCCAAAATCCATCGGTTTTATAACATCAATTTTATCCGCATACTTTGAAAATGTTTTTGCAATAACGTCCTTTTTGTATGCGATCTGTGGACCTAAAAGTATAGCATCTACCTCTTCAATAAAATTTTCTAATTGTGTATATGGATAAGCTTGAATTTCTGCCTCTATCCCGCGTTTTTTTGCAGCTTCTCTCATTTTTTTGACTACCATACCAGTACTTGCACCGTTTTCACACACCAAAGCAATTTTATACATATCACACCACCCAATATAACATAGATTTCTTAACTATCGTGTCTTATACAAATAGATAATCTCTTCTGCCAATTCCTTTATAATACCTGCTGCAGTCAAATGATCTGCTGCATGTACCAACAACATATTAATTTTTAAATCCTGATGTTCAGCATCATAGAACAGCAATTCGCTGTGGGCCTGATGTGCCTTTATAATCGCCTCATCTGCATGTTTTAAGTCTGCCTCAGCTTCTTCATATTTGCCAGCACGAGCTTGCTTGATTGCTTTCATTGCCAAACTTTTACCTTCACCACTGTTTGCAAT harbors:
- a CDS encoding PTS transporter subunit EIIC, with protein sequence MDRFIDALQKRLMPIAKKISDIKFLSALGATFQILLPIILLGSFACLGAFLNIPAWQSFVKNTGLATIFMTIQSLTLSIIALYVAIVLPYQYATKLGMKPLSITIISFMTFLLITPHKLYTDIPTQWLGYPGLFTAMLISAFTVRFTKLLQDKKIYLRMPEGVPPIVEESFASLVPALFSALLATFIEAGLAKTSFGSIHQMIYSLIQVPLQGIGLSYPAYLLVQILSTLFMFFGIHGNAVFSIISPLTLAASAENLKALSSELPLPHIITDSFSVLCQPGGIGGTFGLAFLMAFTAKSKRLKTLGKMAIIPAIFGINEPLLFGIPILLNPLLFIPYILNPIICTTISYLSIALGVTPRLSGVIVNWTMPQIISGFLAQGVPTAILQIVLIIITTLIWIPFFKMVDRQIMLEETEETLVK
- a CDS encoding PTS sugar transporter subunit IIB, with the protein product MYKIALVCENGASTGMVVKKMREAAKKRGIEAEIQAYPYTQLENFIEEVDAILLGPQIAYKKDVIAKTFSKYADKIDVIKPMDFGMMNGEKILDDAIAIIKK
- a CDS encoding PTS lactose/cellobiose transporter subunit IIA; protein product: MDAIAKSMEIIANSGEGKSLAMKAIKQARAGKYEEAEADLKHADEAIIKAHQAHSELLFYDAEHQDLKINMLLVHAADHLTAAGIIKELAEEIIYLYKTR